A single region of the Syngnathus acus chromosome 6, fSynAcu1.2, whole genome shotgun sequence genome encodes:
- the myo9ab gene encoding unconventional myosin-IXAb isoform X3 encodes MSLQDGSCSYASSANMATASGSMRRRLEDQEFSLRVYPGSLAEGTIYCPVSARKNTTAAEAIECLIERLRLERTKCYVLAEVKEFGGEEWILNPGDCPVQRMMLWPRSALENRGGLGSGDDYRFLLREKNLDGSIHYGGSLQMWLRVTQERRRMVERGFLPQPAGSDPPTDLCALSKLTEHALLESLRARFRQEKIYTYVGSILIVVNPFQFLPIYNPKYVKLYDNHTLGKLEPHIYAVADVAYHAMLQRRHNQCIVISGESGSGKTQSTNFLIHHLTALSQKGFASGVEQIILGAGPVLEAFGNAKTAHNNNSSRFGKFIQVNYQASGTVRGAYVEKYLLEKSRLVYQEHNERNYHVFYYLLAGASEEERKSFHLLQPEEYHYLNQMTKKTHKLRWDNYSDSELDCFSVEGEDLKHDFERLQLAMEMVGFLPATRKQIFSLLSAILHLGNIRYKKKTYRDDSIDICNPEVLPFVSELLEVKEEMLLEALTTRKTITVGERLIVPYKLAEAGTVRDSMAKSLYSALFDWIVFRANHALLNNKDLEDKSKIFSIGVLDIFGFEDYENNSFEQFCINFANERLQHYFNQHIFKLEQEEYRAEGISWHTIDYIDNSSCINLISKKPTALFHLLDEECNFPQASNQTLLDKFKRQHEGNSYIEFPAVMEPAFIITHYAGKVKYGVKDFREKNTDHMRPDVVALLKSSKNAFICGLMGIDPVATFRWAVLRAYFRALVAFREAGRRYKKTGHDSAVPCAAVKTVDSFSFLHHPVHQRSLEILQRCKDEKYSITRKNPRSPLADLQGANTLNEKAGRDGFGAGCNGRGPRSGRLSSAGSLTALGEDGIFVNSSNSKLLERAQGILLRNRNCKVKPSLPKHLLDVKSLRHLSSVTLHDRITKSLLHLHKKKKPPSISAQFQASLTKLMETLNQSEPYFVKCIRSNAEKLPLRFNDSLVLRQLRYTGMLETVRIRQSGYSVKYTFQDFVRHFHVLLPRGTTATKSGVREFFRQIHLMPAGYQVGNTTVFLREAERQRLQTLLHQEVLRRIVTLQHRFRAVLERNNFVRMKLAARVIQRWWRCCLVRESAMDLRLEERAVVCLQTAWRRCRQRRTFLRWRSSAVAIQRSWRTRRRQRTAAAVAIQAAWRGFAERKRYCETCRTVMLLQTMARGYLARLRYAKGFRELKQQHEAAAPIIQRPDDDLTSEQDHVENLSGEPAEDNRSRGADEASHKTRAKRESRRMRELEQAQFSLELLKVRTGNVDTPPRGELEPDSATCRPEDHRRHSPLGSLDSFEALAAEDTETESSGAFTSCSTAPRERLTSDPVRDSNHNEKPETASPLRTESPRATFYIASDQSPVREPTRESPSKSSKDRRESTFRKPIVVLISMQKESPLEEGSSVVQSPDRTSECREPQASSQQTHISGLEVASTVEEERTLQSTFEEGDSSMVPSSATFEASPEVPGLCSSEVDIKITLEAKAGFSPTVRPGQREKKTVSRGQGAASPLLDTKPPKAQKKNSAQTVIVNMTEKPTNTAPPRRKLPFSKSDKDLVTQGRSLSMFKDDSRTREQQVGRPGPKKKARMSRTRSDFLTRCNSEGATRSDDDDDEYYVPAHSRTPPPSPCPPRTRPKADCHSDSEMDSHKDPQKIHKTLSSGDLGKAEVLRKTSSQDGRMRGKMRFWSKSKHGRKKVSSRGESAAETPGKRGKKTSCILHQLILFFRPPEAPSPPLSPDLKAASPPRGLRDSKENKEPSPKMRRRRSLKISSVALEPAQWQNDALHILSSAHDYRTMNDFLLKKIADLESENGKKDTMVDVVFKKALKEFRINIFNSYSTALAMDDGRSIRYKDLHALFEHILEKSMRLEQRDWNESPVKVWVNTFKVFLDEFMTEYKPMEGTIGRAAKRERKKSRKKDTDIVEEHNGHIFKSTQYSIPTYCEYCSSLIWMMDRACVCKLCRYACHRKCCSKMATKCSKKYDPELSPRQFGVELSRLTGEERNVPQLVEKLINYIEMHGLYTEGIYRKSGSTNKIKELRQGLDTDVSSVILDDYNIHVIASVLKQWLRDLPSPLMTFELYEEFLRAMGQADKQEVIRGVYSVIDQLSRTHLSTLERLIFHLVRIALQEDTNRMSANALAIVFAPCVLRCPDTIDPLQSVQDISKTTACVELIINEQMSKYRARLKDINSLEFAESKAKSRLSHVRRSMKPVLIAVRFMSIAHTATPSKSRVRQSGAHTQSPPLSPRTGPPAADSESAGVAGEEAAEGTLSEQQQLAMQQEERILTEQIESLQKEKEELTYEMLILEPRASDDDTPESEASIGTADSSENITMETEGATGEQPESGAYGSRKWEMKCRRPLRRHPDSVDSADSADSTSVVSCFNQPPSDSPSPHYRFRSSSSGPLLASYSPGGAGNASESGRRPGKGRPSHRLRLSRSSPRETSGGHRREPEFGSAPQQLVLYGSNEFMV; translated from the exons ATGAGCTTACAAGATGGCAGCTGCAGCTACGCCAGCAGCGCCAACATGGCCACCGCCAGCGGCAGCATGCGGCGGCGCCTGGAGGACCAGGAGTTCAGCCTTCGCGTCTACCCGGGCTCCCTGGCCGAGGGCACCATCTACTGCCCCGTCAGCGCCCGCAAGAACACCACAGCGGCCGAGGCCATCGAGTGCCTCATCGAGCGGCTGCGCCTGGAGCGCACCAAATGCTACGTGCTGGCCGAGGTGAAGGAGTTTGGCGGCGAGGAGTGGATCCTCAACCCCGGCGACTGCCCCGTACAGCGCATGATGCTGTGGCCCAGGAGCGCCTTGGAGAACCGCGGCGGGCTGGGCAGCGGCGACGATTACCGCTTCCTCCTGCGCGAAAAGAACCTGGACGGTTCCATCCACTACGGCGGCAGCCTCCAGATGTGGCTGCGGGTGACGCAGGAGCGCCGCCGCATGGTAGAGCGCGGCTTCCTCCCCCAACCGGCGGGGAGCGACCCCCCGACGGATTTGTGCGCCCTCTCCAAACTGACGGAGCACGCCCTCTTGGAGAGCCTGCGGGCACGTTTCCGCCAAGAGAAGATCTACACCTACGTGGGGAGTATCCTCATTGTGGTCAACCCCTTCCAGTTCCTGCCCATCTACAACCCCAAGTACGTCAAGCTCTACGACAATCACACGCTGGGCAAGCTGGAGCCGCACATCTACGCCGTGGCCGACGTGGCCTACCACGCCATGCTGCAGCGCCGCCACAACCAGTGCATCGTCATCTCGGGCGAGAGCGGCTCTGGCAAGACGCAGAGCACCAACTTTCTCATTCACCACCTGACCGCCCTCAGCCAGAAGGGCTTCGCTAGCGGCGTGGAGCAGATCATCCTGGGGGCGGGGCCCGTGCTGGAG GCTTTTGGCAACGCCAAGACGGCCCACAACAACAACTCCAGCCGCTTTGGAAAGTTCATCCAGGTCAACTACCAAGCCAGCGGCACTGTTAGAGG GGCCTATGTGGAGAAGTACCTGTTGGAGAAATCTCGCCTGGTCTACCAGGAGCATAATGAAAG gaacTACCACGTCTTTTACTACCTGCTGGCTGGAGCCAgcgaggaggagaggaaatCCTTCCACCTGCTCCAACCTGAGGAATACCACTACCTCAACCAG ATGACAAAGAAAACGCACAAACTCCGCTGGGACAATTACTCTGACAGCGAGCTG GACTGCTTCAGCGTGGAGGGCGAGGACTTGAAACACGACTTTGAGCGTCTGCAGCTGGCGATGGAGATGGTCGGCTTCCTTCCCGCCACACGCAAACA GATTTTCTCGCTGCTGTCGGCCATCCTCCACCTGGGCAACATCCGTTACAAGAAGAAGACCTACAGGGACGACTCCATCGACATCTGCAACCCAGAGGTCCTTCCCTTCGTCTCGGAGCTGTTGGAG GTGAAAGAGGAGATGCTGCTGGAGGCGCTGACCACCAGGAAAACCATCACCGTTGGCGAGAGGCTCATCGTGCCCTACAAACTTGCTGAG GCGGGCACGGTGAGGGACTCCATGGCCAAATCGCTGTACAGCGCTCTCTTTGACTGGATCGTGTTCCGGGCCAATCACGCTCTGCTCAACAACAAGGACCTGGAGGACAAGTCAAAG ATCTTCTCCATCGGCGTGTTGGACATCTTTGGATTTGAGGACTACGAGAACAACAGCTTTGAGCAATTCTGTATCAACTTTGCCAACGAGCGTTTGCAGCATTACTTCAACCAGCACATCTTCAAGCTGGAGCAG GAGGAGTACCGAGCCGAGGGCATCAGCTGGCACACCATCGACTACATCGACAACAGCAGCTGCATTAACCTCATCAGCAAGAAACCCACGGCGCTCTTCCACCTGCTGGACGAGGAGTGCAA CTTCCCTCAGGCGTCCAATCAGACCTTGCTGGACAAGTTCAAGCGTCAGCATGAGGGAAACAGCTACATCGAGTTCCCCGCCGTCATGGAGCCCGCTTTCATCATCACGCACTACGCCGGCAAAGTCAAGTACGGAGTTAAG GACTTCCGGGAGAAGAACACGGACCACATGCGTCCCGACGTGGTGGCCTTGCTGAAGAGCAGCAAAAACGCCTTCATCTGCGGCCTGATGGGAATCGACCCGGTGGCCACATTCCGCTGGGCCGTTTTGCGCGCCTACTTCCGGGCCCTGGTGGCTTTCAGGGAGGCCGGACGCCGATACAAGAAGACAG GTCACGATTCCGCCGTCCCCTGCGCCGCCGTCAAAACCGTGGACAGTTTCAGTTTCCTTCATCACCCGGTTCACCAGAGGAGCCTTGAGATCCTTCAAAGGTGCAAGGATGAGAAATACA GCATCACCAGGAAGAACCCTCGCTCTCCGCTGGCAGATCTTCAAGGCGCCAACACCCTGAATGAGAAAGCCGGGCG GGATGGCTTCGGCGCCGGCTGCAATGGGCGCGGGCCGAGGTCGGGACGCCTGTCGTCGGCGGGGAGCCTGACGGCCCTGGGAGAGGACGGCATCTTCGTCAACTCGTCCAACAGCAAACTCCTGGAACGAGCTCAGGGAATCTTACT AAGAAACAGAAACTGCAAAGTCAAGCCCAGCCTGCCCAAG CACTTGTTGGACGTAAAATCTCTGCGTCACCTGAGCAGCGTGACGCTCCACGATCGCATCACCAAGTCGTTGCTTCACTtgcacaagaagaagaaaccgCCCAGCATCAGCGCTCAGTTCCAG GCTTCCCTCACTAAACTGATGGAGACGCTCAACCAATCGGAGCCGTACTTTGTCAAGTGCATCCGCTCCAATGCTGAgaag CTGCCGTTGCGCTTTAATGACAGCTTAGTGCTGAGGCAGCTGCGCTACACGGGGATGCTGGAAACCGTCCGGATCCGACAATCGGGCTACAGCGTCAAGTACACCTTCCAG GATTTCGTGCGTCACTTTCACGTGCTGCTGCCTCGAGGCACAACTGCAACCAAGTCGGGCGTCAGGGAGTTCTTCAGGCAGATCCATCTGATGCCGGCCGGCTACCAAGTGGGCAACACCACG GTGTTCCTGCGGGAGGCGGAGCGTCAACGTCTTCAGACGCTCCTGCACCAGGAAGTTCTGCGGCGCATCGTCACGCTGCAGCATCGCTTCCGAGCCGTCCTGGAGAGGAACAACTTTGTCAGGATGAAGCTGGCTGCACGTGTCATCCAA CGCTGGTGGCGATGCTGCCTCGTTCGAGAGTCCGCCATGGATCTGAGGCTGGAGGAGCGAGCGGTGGTGTGCCTCCAAACAGCCTGGAGGCGCTGCAGGCAGCGCCGGACATTCCTGCGGTGGCGCAGCTCGGCCGTGGCCATCCAGAGGAGCTGGAGGACGCGCCGGCGCCAAAGGACGGCGGCGGCTGTCGCCATCCAGGCGGCTTGGAGGGGATTCGCTGAGAGGAAACGCTACTGTGAGACCTGCAGGACTGTGATGCTGCTGCAGACCATGGCGAGGGGTTACCTGGCTCGCCTAAGGTACGCAAAAGG ATTCCGAGAACTGAAGCAGCAGCACGAAGCGGCGGCGCCCATCATTCAAAGACCCGACGACGACCTCACCTCGGAACAGGATCACGTGGAGAACCTCTCCGGGGAACCGGCGGAAGACAATCGAAGTCGGGGCGCGGACGAGGCCAGCCACAAGACTCGAGCCAAGCGAGAGAGCAGGCGCATGAGAGAGCTGGAGCAGGCACAATTCAGCTTGGAGCTTCTCAAGGTTCGCACCGGAAATGTCGACACGCCTCCTCGAGGAGAGTTGGAACCAGACAGCGCCACCTGTCGCCCGGAGGACCATCGCAGACATTCGCCTCTCGGGTCTCTTGATAGCTTTGAGGCGCTCGCTGCCGAGGACACAGAGACCGAAAGTTCGGGAGCTTTCACGTCCTGTTCGACCGCGCCTCGAGAACGTTTGACTTCAGATCCAGTGAGAGATTCAAACCACAACGAAAAGCCCGAGACAGCGTCACCGCTCAGGACCGAGAGCCCGAGGGCGACGTTTTACATCGCTTCGGACCAAAGTCCGGTCCGAGAACCGACACGCGAAAGCCCCAGCAAGTCTTCCAAAGACAGAAGGGAGTCCACGTTTCGAAAGCCCATCGTGGTCTTGATCAGTATGCAAAAAGAGAGTCCTCTGGAAGAGGGGTCGTCGGTAGTCCAAAGTCCAGACAGAACTTCTGAATGCAGAGAACCGCAAGCCAGTTCCCAACAGACACACATATCGGGTTTGGAGGTAGCATCTACTGTTGAAGAAGAAAGAACTCTACAGTCCACTTTTGAGGAAGGCGATTCCTCCATGGTTCCGTCTTCAGCCACTTTTGAGGCAAGCCCAGAAGTTCCTGGCCTTTGCTCCTCAGAAGTGGACATCAAGATCACCCTGGAGGCCAAAGCCGGCTTTTCTCCCACCGTCCGCCCGGGTCAGCGGGAGAAGAAAACGGTCTCGCGTGGGCAGGGAGCCGCCAGCCCGCTCCTTGACACCAAGCCACCCAAAGCCCAGAAGAAGAACTCGGCTCAGACCGTCATTGTCAACATGACGGAGAAGCCCACCAACACGGCGCCACCCAGACGCAAGCTTCCGTTCTCCAA GTCCGATAAGGATTTGGTGACCCAGGGAAGATCTTTGTCCATGTTCAAAGATGATTCCAGGACCAGAGAG CAGCAGGTGGGGCGGCCGGGCCCCAAAAAGAAAGCACGCATGTCCCGGACGCGCTCCGACTTCCTCACGCGCTGTAACTCGGAAGGAGCCACGCGCTCggacgacgatgatgacgagtACTACGTCCCCGCCCACTCCCGCacgccgcccccctccccgtgCCCCCCACGCACTCGCCCCAAGGCCGACTGTCACAGTGACTCCGAGATG GATTCCCACAAAGACCCACAGAAGATCCATAAGACCTTGTCATCGGGAGATTTGGGCAAAGCGGAGGTGCTGAGGAAAACCTCCAGTCAGGATGGAAG AATGAGAGGGAAGATGCGATTCTGGAGTAAAAGTAAACACGGCAGGAAAAAAGTGTCCAGCAGGGGCGAAAGTGCTGCTGAGACACCCGGTAAGAGaggtaaaaaaacaagctgcaTCTTACATcagctgattttattttttcgtcCGCCAGAGGCCCCGTCGCCTCCTCTCAGTCCCGACCTGAAGGCAGCGTCGCCGCCACGGGGCTTGCGGGACAGCAAGGAGAACAAGGAGCCGTCTCCCAagatgcggcggcggcgcagcCTGAAGATCAGCAGCGTGGCTCTGGAACCCGCCCAGTGGCAGAATGACGCGCTGCACATCCTCAGCTCGGCTCACGACTACCGCACCATGAACGACTTCCTGCTCAAGAAG ATCGCCGACCTGGAGAGTGAAAACGGCAAGAAGGACACCATGGTGGATGTGGTCTTCAAGAAAGCCCTGAAGGAGTTCCGCATCAACATCTTCAACTCGTATTCCACCGCCCTGGCT ATGGACGACGGGAGGAGTATTCGCTACAAGGACCTGCACGCCCTCTTTGAGCACATCCTGGAGAAGAGCATGCGGCTGGAGCAACGCGACTGGAACGAGTCGCCGGTCAAGGTGTGGGTCAACACCTTCAAGGTCTTCCTGGACGAGTTCATGACCGAGTACAAGCCCATGGAGGGGACAATCGGCAGG GCCGCCAAACGAGAGCGCAAGAAGTCGCGCAAGAAGGACACTGACATT GTTGAGGAGCACAACGGCCACATCTTCAAGTCGACGCAGTACAGCATCCCCACGTACTGCGAGTACTGCTCGTCGCTCATCTGGATGATGGACCGAGCCTGCGTTTGCAAAC TCTGCCGCTACGCCTGCCACAGGAAGTGCTGCTCCAAGATGGCCACCAAGTGCAGCAAGAAG TACGATCCGGAGCTGTCGCCTCGTCAGTTTGGCGTGGAGCTCTCCAGGCTGACCGGCGAGGAGCGCAACGTCCCCCAACTGGTGGAGAAGCTCATCAACTACATCGAGATGCACGGCCTCTACACGGAGGGCATCTACAGGAAGTCGGGCTCCACCAATAAAATCAAGGAACTGCGCCAGGGGCTGGACACCG ACGTGAGCAGCGTGATCTTGGACGATTACAACATCCACGTCATCGCCAGCGTGCTCAAGCAGTGGCTCCGCGACCTGCCCAGCCCGCTCATGACATTTGAGCTCTACGAGGAGTTCCTCCGAGCCATGG GTCAAGCCGACAAGCAGGAGGTGATCCGAGGTGTGTACTCGGTCATCGACCAGCTGAGCCGCACACACCTAAGCACGTTGGAACGCCTCATCTTCCACCTGGTCAG GATTGCGCTGCAGGAGGACACCAACAGGATGTCGGCCAACGCGCTGGCCATCGTCTTCGCCCCGTGCGTCCTGCGCTGCCCCGACACCATCGACCCCCTGCAGAGCGTCCAAGACATCAGCAAGACCACAGC GTGTGTGGAGCTGATCATCAATGAGCAGATGAGCAAGTACAGAGCGCGTCTGAAGGACATCAACAGTCTGGAGTTCGCCGAGAGCAAAGCCAAGAGCCGACTGAGCCACGTCAGGAGGTCCATG AAACCTGTACTAATCGCTGTTAGGTTTATGAGCATAGCCCACACTGCCACCCCG AGTAAGAGCCGCGTTCGGCAAAGCGGCGCCCACACGCAGTCTCCGCCACTCAGCCCCAGGACGGGCCCCCCGGCGGCGGACAGCGAAAGCGCGGGAGTGGCCGGCGAGGAAGCGGCCGAGGGCACGCTGagcgagcagcagcagctcgccATGCAGCAAGAGGAACGGATCCTCACCGAGCAGATTGAGAGTCTGCAGAAAGAAAA gGAGGAGCTGACATATGAGATGTTGATCCTGGAACCGCGAGCGTCCGACGACGACACTCCAGAATCGGAAGCGTCCATCGGCACGGCCGACAGCTCCGAGAACATCACCATGGAAACGGAGGGTGCCACAGGGGAGCAGCCCG AATCGGGCGCTTATGGCTCCCGAAAATGGGAGATGAAGTGCAGGCGACCTTTGCGTCGCCATCccgactcggtggactcggccGACTCGGCCGACTCGACCTCCGTTGTCTCCTGCTTCAATCAGCCGCCGTCGGACTCGCCTTCCCCTCACTACCGCTTCCGCTCGTCGTCGTCGGGACCCCTGCTGGCCTCCTACAGCCCGGGAGGGGCGGGAAACGCGTCCGAGTCAGGGCGGCGGCCCGGGAAAGGCCGCCCCAGCCACAGGCTTCGCCTGAGCCGCAGCTCGCCGAGGGAGACGTCGGGTGGACACCGCAGGGAGCCCGAGTTCGGCTCGGCGCCGCAGCAGCTGGTTCTGTACGGCAGTAACGAGTTCATGGTGTGA